A window from Acidimicrobiia bacterium encodes these proteins:
- the fae gene encoding formaldehyde-activating enzyme codes for MGNDTDEFAWRTQIGEAFVGEGGDAAHLNTVLGRRGGPVEVAWTTALATPRAGHVPFVVVLRPNLPVQPPTLFVNKAPLAGARHEALSWGAAQAGVAGGVADAVATGVVPGDAVGGLLLIAAVWVSPAAADQDAVYANNRDATLEALRAGAAGGPSVSDVLNGRDGPRNPYFAGPR; via the coding sequence GTGGGCAACGACACCGACGAGTTCGCGTGGCGCACCCAGATCGGCGAGGCGTTCGTCGGCGAGGGCGGCGACGCCGCACACCTCAACACGGTGCTCGGCCGGCGCGGCGGGCCGGTCGAGGTGGCCTGGACCACCGCCCTCGCCACGCCCCGCGCCGGGCACGTCCCGTTCGTCGTCGTGCTGCGTCCGAACCTGCCGGTCCAGCCGCCGACGCTGTTCGTCAACAAGGCGCCCCTGGCCGGGGCGCGCCACGAGGCGCTGTCCTGGGGCGCGGCGCAGGCCGGAGTCGCGGGTGGGGTCGCCGATGCCGTCGCCACTGGCGTCGTGCCCGGCGACGCGGTCGGCGGGCTCCTGTTGATCGCCGCGGTGTGGGTCTCGCCCGCGGCAGCCGACCAGGACGCGGTGTACGCGAACAACCGCGACGCCACGCTCGAGGCCCTGCGCGCGGGGGCTGCCGGAGGCCCGAGCGTGTCCGACGTGCTCAACGGCCGCGACGGGCCGCGCAACCCGTACTTCGCGGGTCCGCGTTGA